The DNA region TTTGATTATGCATTATAATGTTTCCGCAAAATCTGGTATTGCAATCTTTATCACCTGTTCATctaattaaaaatatgtaaGAATTAACCCATTTTATCTCGTAGATCAATAATTTCCCCAAATTTGTAGAACAGTGAAATAAatgcttttttcaaaatgtcaccgatgtggtttcccggacagggattaactTAAAACCGGACTAGGCCTTAgattaattatgaaatataactagttgtAGCAAATATGTCTTACTAAAagcattacttgtgtgcattttgaggcaaaacaaagggcactgatgtattttaagatatgtcagtgcaagtagtttttagtttggacagctcttacatttattttagtctaggactagtctaatccctttccTGGAAACCACCCCACAATGTTTTGCTTGGTGAGTAGAAGAAACCATAAGTTTAATAATGGCTGAAATGCAAAAATTTAGTTGTGATAAATAAAGTGTCAATAAAAGGAACATCGGTTATATCCTTAGAGCATTCTGGTGAATTGGATGGTGTTTGAAAGCTAGCTGCATGACACACATTTGTGtcaatacttaaaaatatttcatgaaaaaatttacaaatgtaTTACTGTGGTTCTTGGTCctaggggcagtttcctggacagggtttagattaatccaggactaggccttagttataataggccatttaaataattttacaaaaaacaatactggtgtgcacagtgagacaaaacaaagacattgatatatattaagatacgccagtacaaggtgtttttaaattaacaccactcaaatatgtattttattCTGGGACTAACCGTTTGTGCACTATTTGTTGTTTACATTTAGTAAATATGTGTTTACATTGATAGTCAATAAAGAGTAGTATTTATGACTTGTAAAAATGTGTTAGTATATGTCATTTGCATAATCCAAGACTATAAAATGGTGTAAAAAATATTGTTCagtattttattgcattaactaatgattattaaaggaacagtatgtaggattgtggccaaaactggcattgcaatcacaaaacttgtggctaaaactggtactgcaatcacacaactggtggccaatacacaaaatgacaacataaacatcagttgagggctgcaactccactttttaaatgacaatatcctggccagaccaatgttgtcagtgatataagtatttgaaatgaaaatgatttctcaATGTCTAGtgatatatcagggccattttatgattaattgatataaatttcttacatactgttcctttaatatatAGTAAAATGTTACCCAGGTGTTTTACTGGAAATAGCCACAAGCCCAAACATGCCTTACGTGTGCTTTAACTTGTTTAGATTTTTATCACACATTGATTagtttttaattaaaaagatttttttttgatGTGGATTAATTTGGCTAAAACACAGTCTGCATCTTATCCAGGTTTGGGACTATGAAACGGGGGACTTTGAGCGCACCCTCAAGGGCCACACGGACTCCGTGCAGGACATCTCCTTTGACCATACTGGAAagctgctagcttcatgttcaGCAGACATGACCATTAAGCTTTGGGATTTCCAGGGGTTCGAATGCATCAGGACCATGCATGGTAAGCCTAGTGTCTAGTATCAAATGTTTTCATTGGTTCTGGGAACTGTTAGGAGCGGACAGCCGTCTCAAGGGAGAATAGAGTGTCAGGAGGCAGGTGTTGAATGCAGCTCATTAAAGTGCAGCTTGCCAACAAATCCATAAGAGAGATTTGGAGAATAGGAGCAGCCTGTAACACattactgggttattttttgtttttctataTCTTAACATCTAGATGTATgcttataaataatataaagaaGCAACATGATATAGAATATTAGCTATTACATTTCTTTccttttcatatttattttgtatttttactttattttgtcTTTCTAATATCAGTGAGGCAGTGCCCTTGTTTAAAATCCTAATTGCTTGGTAAATTTAAATAGTCTTCCTAGAAATGTAAGCCTTTAGGCTTTTCTTAAGGGACATCACACTAGAAGAGAATTAGCATTTTCACTTATGGGTCCTGGATTACATCTACAgctatttttttgtaacttgTGCTGGATATCCAACACTCAAAAATTGCACGCTGTCTTTAGTTTTCCTCAGTAATTTGTAATCCACATCAAAAATTTGTTAACCCTGACTGGTAATAATCCAAATAACGTGTGCACCAGCTTGTAATGTACGCAAATccaaatgtttgtaatttacACTCCATTACTGTAGCTGGCATATTGCCCTGAGACTTAGGGTAGACCGTTCTAGAACAGATTTGAAGAGGGACCCCCTTCCTTCTGTTTGCAAGTCCCCCCTTCTTCCTGGTAGCTCTCCGTCTCGCTTCGTGGGTTGGCCGCTTTGGCAGAAGATTAGGAGATTTAGACAGCAGTTTAATTATCCTCTTGAAGACGAGATAACGTTTCTCCCCTCATATTTAAGACTGCTTTTTCCAGCCTACTTAGTTTCATCATCTTTGCAACGGCTTTAAAATGCCATTCTGTGTAATTAGCTCCTTTCTTTCCCCCCTTACACTGAGAACAAAGCAGCCCAGAGCAAATTAGCAGCTTCTTATTCTCCATTAAATTGTTCAATATGTTGAAAAGCTTAACCAGTCATTGTCAAACATTAATGTGCATGACGGTCTGATTTGTATGgcagaagtgtgtgtgtgtgtgtgtgtgtgtgtgtgtgtgctttgtGCTGTATTGcaatattatttaaatgtatctGTCTCAGACAATCAGTGCATTTTTGGATGACAttgatcattttaattttataccttttttaaaattgtttcttatttttttaggacATGACCATAATGTTTCATCTGTAGCTATTATGCCCAATGGTGATCATATAGTTTCTGCCTCAAGAgataaaaccattaaaatgtGGGAGGTGGCCACTGGGTAAGTCCTTTAGCAAATTTTATATGCAGGCTTGACTTTCTTTTAGTTTAATATTTCTTAAGATGGACATATTGGCAAGCTAGTAGTAAAGCACATGTGCGTCTTAAATTAAAAAGTAGCAGGGAAAGTTTTAAGTAGTAACCTAAAAActaattaaagggatactctagccaaatatcaaaattaccccatgatgttttcaccctcaagcaatcagATCCATCATCTTTTAgatgaacacatttggagttattttagtaaatgtccttgcccTTCCACGCTTTGCAAcagtagaaaacagggatcaggggaacaactttaaaccccaaaaatgtgcatccatccttcggAGAAGTAATCCAGACgactccaaggggttaataaaggttaaTAAAGTATAATTATTAGCTCACGATAACAACGCCATTTTGGACTCACACGATTCATGAGTGTCACTGTAGAGCTCTTTACGGGTCCACTTAAGGCGcgtttccattgcatagtacccaacggtttggtttgtgtcagatcgggtcagctcacctcactttggcttggttagatTTACCATTGAGTTTAATAACACTTAGCAGTGGGAGgaattataggcgtgtcgttatatttgcgctgcctgctGCTGCAttatacaagtgagagcgttgttggaaTGCTAAACATTCCCataaattcatttatttcttagtccgccacaaaatctaaattgaccaccacaaagtTATTTGCACATtgtgtttatcactacctctgtgtcacatgacagtttctgtacaaacagtCGACATACtctgctgagcctcatttaagttgcatatacacatacaaactgcaagtctggaaaaaactgtaatggtgttcctgattctcaacctgtggaagTTTATCGCTAAATTGGAGTTTGGGACTTTAAATCAGAGCAAAGATGACAACACGTTTGCTCGAGACAGTGCAAGCTAGcactaaggtaaagctaatctttacattatagcgatgaagCTGGTAGTGACAATTCTcttagaccaatcagtgatctacagtgttttcgcgtcacgtttggtatcagctcggatcgcttggaaccccaaccgaggtggtactaaaaaaaggattgggtactacgtactgcacccagtggaaaagctcccaaaagtaagccgacccaaaccgtggggttctatgcaatggaaaagcgccctTAGacccgaaaacccgaggtctaACCTGAGCGGGTTTGGGTTTAATAatagctagttattatagtttataaagtttgtaAAGAATCTTAACGTTTACCTGCATAAGATcattattaaccccttggagcagtgtggattacttctgtaaaggatgaatgcactttttgggggtTTGAAGTcggaagttgttccctgatccctgttttttCCATTATAAAGCTAGGAAAAGCaaagacatttactaaaataactccaaatgtgttttgtctgaaagatgatggatatGTGTATCTTGGATGGCTTGagtgtgagtaaatcatgggtgtGATTTTGATATTTGGTGCATCTGGGTTGTAAAATTACTTTGTATTAAAAGCACACAACGCCTTTGTTCATAGCGTTTTTTTTGCATGTAGTAATAGTAAAAAATCTGCAAACACATTTGTGATGAATTTGATTTTATTTATCATCTTTCGTTGAATGAAATTTCTCAGCTAAATGTTAGATGTTAAATCTGTTCTTGTCTATACTGGAAACAGGTACTGTGTGAAGACATTCACCGGCCACAGAGAGTGGGTGCGTATGGTGCGGCCCAACCAAGACGGGACCCTGATCGCCAGTAGTTCTAATGACCAGACGGTGCGTGTTTGGGTGGTTGCAACAAAAGAATGCAAGGCAGAGCTAAGGGAGCATGAGCACGTGGTGGAGTGCATTGCCTGGGCTCCTGAAAGCGCCCATCCCACTATCTTGGAGGCCACCGGCTCTGAGGTGAGAACATTTCATTTGTAAGGCAATTATAGGTATAATTATAGAAAAGATGTTATCCTGTAATTAGCCTTACAATTCTTTTTTTGCTAGGCTTTAACCTTGCTAAAGGCAACCGTTCAGCTGATCAATCAAATTTTAATGGCACCAAAGACAATTCCcataattttatgtaaaaactTGTTGCTGGGTTTATGGATATATTTCCAAACAAAAGACGTAGTATTAACCATTTTATAATAGTCTGTTTTTGGCAGTTCTTTGTAAACATATGATGTACCCTTTTCTAAAATTGTAACGTAAAATAGTTTGAACTCGACCATGAAATGACATTGGAGGGATTAGCACTTAGTGTGGCCTAAGGTAAAGACTGTACCATTTTAATATTTGCCAGTCTTATGATCAACCGTGTCCAATTTCATATTTATCTGATAATGTAATAAACCCTCACAGCATGTAGGATGCCTTTAAACCCTCACAGTAATTACTATTGTTGTGTAAAGGGAACTTCCCCTACTAAAAATGTTATGTACATTTGGTAGGTTGTTTGTTAAACCAGTTCATCTAGAATTTAAAACCAAATCTCTTGATATCATTAATGTTAATTACAAACCTTGTATGTCATTTACAATAGCTCTGTGCTTGAACGTACTTGTCTGAGCATGCCAGTCTCTCCACATGAgtaattttgtttttcatttatcctTCTCGTTTTATACCATTATAACAAAGCAATCTTTGCATAActatttaaatgcattataaCCCCAAACACCTCTGCTCTTTTTTTTATATTCGTATTGATCATATTTTAATAGTATTCTTCTTTTGATTGATTACactgaaaatatttaatagtttttttatgTGCAATATGCATGGATCggtcatttatcaaaatggtGTTATTATTGGGCATCTGTAATATATGCACCTCCAGTAGAGACTCAGGCCTCTATTGATGCTGTTTATGGTGCATTAGTCTTAATAGAGTCATTCTCATAACCCTATTGTGTGTGAGAGACTTGCCCACGCTACATTTTCATTCTATGAAGTATCATAAATATTAACAGGCTGTGTGTGAGACGTGTTAAAATGCTTCATATCTGTTCATTCTTGCCAGACCAAGAAAAGTGGGAAACCTGGACCTTTCCTGCTGTCTGGTTCTCGAGACAAGACCATTAAGATGTGGGACGTGAGCACTGGCATGTGTCTTATGACCCTGGTGAGTAGGTTCAGGAAAATGTTGTAGAATATGACTGCTTGCCTGCATCTATGATGCTGTTTTTGTCTGAAGCGTTTTTTGTTTGATGTCTCTCTTAGGTTGGCCACGATAACTGGGTGCGCGGAGTACTTGTGCACCCTGGAGGGAAGTTCATTGTGAGCTGCGCTGATGACAAAACTTTAAGGATCTGGGACTACAAAAACAAGCGGTGCATGAAGACCTTGAGTGCCCATGAACATTTTGTTACCTCTCTGGGTAAGCTTCCTTATATTTGCTAGATTGTTTTGTACACTAGATTACGTTACCTGGTTCCTGATGTTGTCTGAAATGCTTGGTGGTTGTTTTGATCACCTGGGGTGAGCGAAGATGCCTAATGCAAGTGTTATATTCTCACTCCTCCAAAAAGTGATTTCTTTTATCACAGACACAATAGGGACTACCTGACAGGTGCAGGCAGCATATTTTTGAGAGGAAGTGCAAACCCTCAAGTGTTTTAACTGTTTGAGTCCACATCTTTTTTGTAGATCAAGGCACTGAAGGCCTCTAGAGATACTTCATGTTATTCAGCCAGCTTCCCAGATGCAGACTTTCTTTTAAATGCTGTTCTTCCACACTATTGATTGAAGTTATGGTTGGTGTGAATAGACAGCTGGTCTTTTGTTTCTTGGGTGTTTCTTTGAAGCTCCTGAATacagttaaaggattagtccattttcttaaaaaaattcagataatttaatcaccaccatgtcatccaaaatgttgatgtctttctttgttcagtcgagaaatattatgtttttttgaggaaaacattccaagatttttctcattttaatggactttaatggacctcaacacttaacagttttaatgcagtttaaagttGCAGTTTCAAACAACTCAAAATGatctcaaatgaggcataagggtcttatctagcaaaacgattgtcatttttggcaagaaaaatacaaaatatgcacttttaaaccacaacttcttttcttcctccagtcctgtgacacaccagcgcgacctcacgtaattgcgtaatgatgtcaaaggtcacgtgttacatatataaaacgaacatttgcggaccattttaaaaaataaactgacacaaagacattaatattaataagtATCATATGACttacaacaacgtcagaacggtccactttctccacacttgtaaacaccggggcgtagtttcgcatacgtcattcgtgacctcttgacgtgaagACGTATTGAGTGAGGTCGCACTGgggcgtcacaggaccggaggaaggggagaagttgtggtttaaaattgcatattttttatttttcatgccaaaaatgacaatggttttcgctagataagaccctaatggcccgtttgagatcgtttagaaccatttttatctgctttaaaactgttaagtattggggtccattaaactccattaaaatgagaaaaatcctgtaatgttttcctcaaaaaacattatttcttctcgactgaacaaagaaagacatcaacattttggatgacatggtggtgagtaaattatctagatttttctttttaagaaaatggactaatcctttaaatgcattgtatttttaactttttagatttttttttcaaaacataaattatatttaatatacagttgttgccatattatatatataaacgtGTGTATACAGCAACATTTCTAATAAGCTCATTGTGTCCAGGTAAAATGAATGTCGTCATAGAGTGCAAATAAGGTTGTTGCCCTTTAAGTTTATTATAATAATGTCTCATCTTTCCACAGATTTCCACAAGTCTGCTCCGTATGTTGTCACTGGAAGCGTAGATCAAACAGTAAAAGTCTGGGAGTGTCGCTGATCGAACCTGCAGGACCATTCACAACACCTCCATGCTCCCCTCCACCTTCAATCCATTCCACCCCCTCAGCTTCCTCTTGCTCTTCTGGATGCACTCAGACACCACGGTTATACCCCACTGAGCTCTGGTTCAATAACGTGTCCTTTTATGTAAATTATTCTGGATGTAGATTGAGCTATTAAATGAAAAAGTATTCTTGCATGGTGAATCCAAAACTGTATACTGTAAATTTGCATAATGTTGTCTAGAAGTACCATAGGTTTAACATGGGCTGATCTTTCACTCAGCCTGGCCTATCGAAGGCAGAAGCTGACTGGGTTAATGTAGGGCACTAAACTGATAATTTAATGACAGTGTCATTTATTATTTGTCTTGAtttatttttgtctatttttttatttagttatatatatatatattttccttCCACTGTCTTAGTCTGTTTGTGCCTAGCTTGGAGACCTTTTAAGGGCAGAGACTACAGAAAAAAAACCATAATATAGAAGTGGAGAGTTGCTTTGTCTATTGGGCGTCATCAGAAATATTATGTAGCTTCGTTACATCACTTCTGGAGTGTACTTGCCATTCTCTTATTGTGGATTTAGATAACATTTAATGGTTGCATCTAAAGAACGTTTC from Paramisgurnus dabryanus chromosome 8, PD_genome_1.1, whole genome shotgun sequence includes:
- the pafah1b1a gene encoding lissencephaly-1 homolog A; this translates as MVLSQRQRDELNRAIADYLRSNGYEEAYSVFKKEAELDMNEELDKKYAGLLEKKWTSVIRLQKKVMELESKLNEAKEEITLGGPIGQKRDPKEWIPRPPERYALSGHRSPVTKVIFHPVFSVMVSASEDATIKVWDYETGDFERTLKGHTDSVQDISFDHTGKLLASCSADMTIKLWDFQGFECIRTMHGHDHNVSSVAIMPNGDHIVSASRDKTIKMWEVATGYCVKTFTGHREWVRMVRPNQDGTLIASSSNDQTVRVWVVATKECKAELREHEHVVECIAWAPESAHPTILEATGSETKKSGKPGPFLLSGSRDKTIKMWDVSTGMCLMTLVGHDNWVRGVLVHPGGKFIVSCADDKTLRIWDYKNKRCMKTLSAHEHFVTSLDFHKSAPYVVTGSVDQTVKVWECR